The segment GGCACAGGGACACGTCCCCCTTCACGTATTTCTTCTTGCACTGCTTGCAAGGGTCTTCCCGGTAGCGAGGGTCGCGCACCCAGCGCGAGTCGGCCGGCCTGATGTTGTAGTACTCAATGATGAACTTGAAGTAGTAGCAAGTGCATTTTAGGGCAACCAGGCTCCTGGTGGGAAGCAACCCGAAGATCTTCACGATGATGTGGTGAGGCAAGAAGGCCATGTACTGCTGAGGCTCCAAAAGCTGCTGGATTTTAAACCTGGTCTCCAGAAAGTCATGTGAAACCTGCCGCTTTAGGCAGGAAGCATCAAGTACTTGCAAAGCCCCTTCTGTGGGAGGGACAGAAGGGGCCGATGGCTCTGTAGGGACACTGCTTCTGACACACGATCTACCAGATGCCAGagcatcctcatcctccttttGGGCTACTTCTCCTGGCTTCTCCTGGGGACCCTCCCGCcgtggctgctgctcctgagcagcAGGCTGCTCACCCTGGAGGAAAAACAGCCTCCCTGGGAGTGAATCCTCACCAGAACCggagagcttctccttcctgcACCCATCCTCTGTCTTGGTGACCGATATACTGATGCACAAGGGTTCCTTCCTAGCAGGATGCTTTGGGAAAATTACAGGCTCTTTCGACGTACAATCAACAGTCGCGTTCTTGCTCTGCGAGGGATCCGgtggcagcctggcagcagggggacacgaggacagcagagccctggggggCTCAATCCGTGTTTCAGCGTCATTCCTGCCAGCTGTCATGGCCAACACCGCGTGGGCAAGTCCCGAATTCACATTCCCCACCCGGGTATCCAGCCCCGAAGGAAACGGCTGCCGGGCAGAGGCGCCGCCATCCCACAGCTCGGTGTCACCCAGAGGGCCACAGCGACCTCCGTACCCAGCCTCCGCCacccctgcctcccccagcccgTCCCCCTGAGCCGGGACCCCCTTCCCCACCTCTCCCTCGGGCTGGGTGCCGCTGGCCAGGAGCACCCTGCCGACGTTCCTGCGGAAGCTGTTGTTGCGGGAGAGGCTCCCGGCCTCGCGCTCGCTCTGCCGCCTCAGGCACTCGGACTCCAGCCTGGCCACCATGTCCAGCACGCGCACGGGCTCGCCCTGCGCCtcgccggggccgcgctccgCTGGCACCTCGCACGCCCCGGCCGAGGAGAAGGGCTCGGAGCCGGGCAGGGCCTTGGGCTGGGCGCCCAGCCTGGTGGCAGAGGGGGCCGTGCAGGTCTTGGCACAGTCCACCAGCAGGGCGCTGGCCCGCTGCTCCAGGAAAGCCACCATCTCGATGACCGACAGCGAGCGGCCCGGGAAGGCGCCCTCGCCGCCGTCGCTCCCGAAGTGCACCGAGCAGTGCTCGATGCCGCAGGCGAAAGGCTccggctgggagcacctggagTTGGCCTCCCTCATTCTTTCCAgttggattttgtttttcttaaggTCCACGGATTTTTTCCGGCGCTTGGCCGTTCTCCCGTCGATGTCCCACGTGCTCTTGATTTTCATGGAGCCCGTgcgggtgctgctgctgcactgctgggctgcGAAGAAGGCGATTTTCTCCTTGGTGTTGCCAGGTTTCACCACAGCCCAGACATCCAGCGGCCCTTCCCCTTCTTCTCCCTGGTGGATCGTGGCAGACAGGGCGTTCTTCTTCTCCCTTGCACTTGGGCCGTCCGCCGGGCCTTTCCCGTTCATATTGCACATAGTATTTGGATAAATAATCCCCAGAAGCTTTTGAGATGGAGTCACCagggagggttttgggaaaaCGCTCAGTTTGGTGCAGTTGGTGTATTTTTCTCCTTGTGCTGGTCCCTGGTGGCCTCGCAGGGAATCCTGGCTTATTTCTGGGGATCGCTCTTTCTTCTGTAACTTGAGATATGGCTTTAAGTGCATACCAGAAACCCTGGAAAAACAGAGAGGGAAGAAGTTATAGTTGCAAAATATGCCTGTCTGGAATTAGAGAAGGTGGCCCAGAGCAGGCACCAGCCCACACCTCAAGAGGAACCacatgagaaaggaaaagagccaCCAAGGCTGCAATATCCACCCTTGAAGAACTTCCTGCAGTAGGAGAGAACTTCCCATTACAGAAATCTGTTTCCAGGCAGTTGCAAGGAGAAATCCTACAGTTTAAGTTGTATCAGTTGTGAAAACATAGCTAGTGGCTCATTCTTGAGCTAGAGCCATCCTTCTGCCTGTTCATTCCTCGATCCACTTGCAAGGCACACGTGGATCACAGGTTTTATCTGGACATCACCTACCACACACACTCTTTTCAGTAGATAATATGTGGTTAAAGCTCAAAAGGGAAATTAGCAAGAGTAATCAGAGTAATCAGAGATCCCAGGGGATATCTAATCTCCTCCTATCACCCAAAATCACAcagtggtttgggctggaagggaccttaaactcATTTTGTTCCACTTCCTTCCACgggcaggacaccttccactatctcaggttgctccaagtcccatccaggccatccttggacacttccagggatgaagcagccacagcttctctgggcaattaAACCTTTCCTTTAGCATAGTGGTAATGGCAAATTTGGTGACTTTCTTTCTTGATGGGTCCTTATGCACCACCAATGCCCCTCCCAAAGTGACAGCAGCGTGACATCCAGCTGAGGACGCCCACTCTCAAGGAGGGGATTTTACACTCAGGAATTCCAGAGCTGTGAAGGACCCCTTGGATGCTGCTGACACTGCATCCTCTGTCCTGTCAcaccttccccttcccttcaaAGTTCAGGAAAGCAACCACCAGGAGACTCCAGGCCCTTCTCCCAGGAGCATCTCACAAGCACATTACAGAACTGACTACAGGTCATGTTCCCATGGTAATCTTTGAGTTGGTGCACTCCAAGGCCTCCTCTTCAGGGATGATCTGTGCTCAGGAGTGAAGAGCAGCAGGTTCAATGCCACGTTCACCATGAGCTGACACAGACACATTCAGGCACTGAGCATGTTTCCCTTGAGAGCCAACACCAAGAGAGTTAAGTGTGGCAACTTTGTAGGTTTCTAGCCTAAAACCAGCTTTTTACTAAAAACCTCTATCTGTTGGTCTATAAAGTCCAACAAATTTGTAAGTGATGTTGTCCAAGCAGAGGAAGCCTCCAGGACTAGAAGCAGCTTGTGCTGCTTTCTCTGGTTCCTCCTTCTGGCTCTAGTGACAAGAAGGGAGGGCAGGCACAGAGATTTTGGGGAGGTACATCAAGAGGAAGGGCTTAGTTCACCTTTCTATACCTCTTTGGTCCAAGCAGGGCTTTGAAGGccaggaagcagctgctggaaagGCAGATGTTGTGCTCCTTCCCTCTGGATTTTTTAGGGAGATCACCATCTGGCTCTTGCAACCAGATAATGCCAAAACCACCTGCATCTCACCTAGAGACTGTGGGGTAAGAGATcccagtgctgcacacacacctACCCAGCCCCTGGGTTAATTTTCTCCCTGTGCCTCCTGTGTGCCaattccagcagctggaattgGGTCACCTCCCAGTTTAGTCTCCTCTGCAAAATGCAACTGAGCTACTTTGTTTGCCTCCTCCGTCGGATGCTGAAAACTAAAATAATCTCATAAAAATAGAACTTCAGGGCGTTGAAATAGATGCAtggagagaaaaatgggaaatcgAGGCTGCTGGAGTTTGCTTTGGCCTCATTTTTCACAGGGGCTGCCTCACTCTGGTTGTACTTCACAGTGAAGCAGGGTCAGGCCACTGAGGTGACCTGGCCAAAGCCCAGCCCAGAAGAGCAGCAGGTGAAGCACTGCAGCAAACTGCTGCAGAGAACGGTGCCTGCAgccttcccctcccttcccttccagaAGGACATTTCCCAGACTTGGGAGAGAAAAACTCTGGTGGCTGCTCGCCACTGTACCCTGGGGAGAAGAGGTGAATACAATTAAAACACGACTTTGCATGCTGAAAtctcctgagccaggagcagaagATCAAATTTCATTCATGAGTTTTGTGCCAAGGTGTTTGAAAGATGAGCTGAGCTTGTTTTTAAAAGGCTTTCTTCAAGCAGTTTTCAGGAATCCAGCAGGACAATCAGCTCAACACCCTTCATTAAGAGAAGCTGCAAATGGAGGTGAGACCAGGTATTATGTGAATAAAACCAGAACCAAACTGGTTACCCCAACAGGCTCAGGGGACATGTTCAGCCAGCAGAGTTGgttcagctgctcccagctaTTTCTGGTCTATGGAGAAAGACAAAGGGTAAAGTTCTGCCTCACCTATTACAGATTTCTTGTTTAAGGTTATATTTCCTATGTTTCAGTTAGTCCCTGGCTAAACCAACAATACCATTTAAGGTTGAAAAGTTATAATTTACATAACAAAATTATGCCTTAGTCAGAAGTTTTACTGCCAGAATAATTGCCTCATTTGAATTCAGCATTCAGTTCATTGCACATGTTTTAATGGATCTGGATTTAAAGAAAACCTTCATCTAATAACTTCAGACAGCTATAAAGAGCTCTGCAAACTCCACAGCACCAGCTGCCACCTGCCTCAGAgttttccagcagcagggaagagaactttcattttaaaagccaTCTTAGCAATGGACCTTACCTGAAAGTGCCACTTGGCAAAAACGAGCCCCCACCTCACACGCCCTTTGCTGTGGACATTGAGAATGAACTTTTAGGCAATCACAGCTTCTTCCCTGCACATCAGCAGCACATTTCATCTCTAGCTCCTACATTTAGAACAAGGCTTCCCAGCTGAAATTGCTTTGAAGATGAACCAGAGCCCAGTCCCCACCCACAGACTCCCCTGTTTCTCAGTGCTGGcaagcacagagctgtggcagctgcaggtaagcttttaaatatttaaaaccaCCAAAAATAGTTGTTAAAAGGTGAAGTCACATATTCCCTACGACACTTCATTCCAGAATAATTCTGTTTGCTTTCCTCCACCCTTTAAGTTATCAAGCTCTCCAATTTTATCTTTAGAGACAACGACTCTTCAGAAGTCCACAGGAGCAAACATAAAAGGTTTTCAATCCCAAATGTGCGGTTTTAAATTGCTGATAAGAGAGAATTCTGCCAGGAATGATCAGCACTGAAACAACGAGCAGTGCTGCCTTTATACTGTTATTCCATCCTTAAGCTGATGAAATAAAGGGGCCAGTTTTTCTATTTCTAATCAGCCATGTCTGAAAAACAGGATACTTGCACTGCTGGAATGAGACTGCTGTTTTTGTAAGTCCTCACTACGGCTTGTTTCCACTGCAGTTTTATCAAGCTGGGTTACTACACACTGCTGATACAGAAATATATTCCTTTATATGAGCTCAGATACTCACacacccctcctctccccacccaAGGGAAGACCCATAACCCACTGGTGgactccccatccctgaaagtgtccaaatccaggctggatggggcttggatcaacctggtctagtgggaaatgtccctgcccatggcaatggtttggaatgagatgggctttaaggtcttttccaacccaaatcattccatgattctactTGCCAAGAATCCTCCAGCATCCTTTTGTGTTTATGTATGTTCTAAATCACAGCAGCCTAAAACAATAATATATTTGCTTTAGTGGAAACTCCAGAGTTGGAGGCAAAACTGTTAGAAAAGACTCAGTTTTCACAACTCCTTTGTAAGGTCCACAGAGAGCCTTAATTCCCcttgcagctcccagctcagggaCTCTGATGATGCCCCATGAAGCCAAAAGATTTCCTCTGGCCAGTAAGAAGAACAAGGAACAAAAAAGCCTGATCTTCACAAACAGCATGTTCACACTGCAAGTTTTCTGGGCAAAGCACCGGAAGGTTTTATTAGGGGGAAAATTTCCATCAAAACCCCCAAGTTTCCTATGGATTTCTCCTTGTAAACACCAATTCCAGTCAACACAAGCTCCTCACGTTGCTGACTGCACACCCAGTGCCAACTACAACTCTGAAAAACCCCTCAGGACATACTAAcacaaggcaaaagccaaaaaaaaaaaaaaaggaaaaaagtcaacaacaataaaaacccCACACCTCTGGCAAAGCATTCCTCTTCCCTggcatcccagctctctgtccATAGAGTTTTCCTCCTCTATGAAGGACACTGACAATTAGCAAGGACTGAGCACTGAGTGGGAGTTAACCACAGCTAACCACTTGTTATTTCTGGAAGGGCTTGGTGGGTCCTTTGGGCTCCATCTCCAGTCCCATTTCCATCCCCTTTGCACTGCCAGGGCAAGGCAAAGCAGACAGAGAGCTGCTTCAAAGGCATTCCAGGGATTCTGCTGGGGAAAGTCCCGGGATGGAAGGCACTCTGCACTCATGGAGTTTGTTCTGGAGCATGGCAAGGGTCCAAGCTCACAGAAAGGAGGGCTGGGAAGCTCCAGAGCAGGGGTGGGTTTGACTCTGGCAGCTGTGGAAGCATCTGATTTCCTGAAACCCCACTCCCCTTGGAGCAGCAACTGCTCCTGACCCACCTCCCAACACCTCCAAAATGCCTCTTGCAGCAAAGAGAGAGCCAGCAAGCATTAGAGAGGGATTTGAAGGCAAACAGAAGGCATGTGGCTGCTGAAGGAGAGCTCTCTGCTCCAGTGGCCAGCCTGGGGCAAGTGGAAGAATGCCAAAACcgtggggcagagctggcccagcagagctgaggagctAAATGCACTGTGTAAGAACCAAATTCCTAATGCTGGGTCCCTCCCCAGCTTGTTCACCTTCATCAGGTGCTCACATAACCTGAGTCTGGGCAGACAACACCCAAACACAgctgcacccagcacagccagaaaaTCCATCCCACAAAGCCCAGCATCTGCAGCACAGAGGTTTTGGGTGACAGAATGCACCCCCAAGCCCAGCACAGACCACTCCACTTTGAGGGCTCCCACCCATCAATGTTTTGAACATGTTTTACACTAAACACACCCACACCCTTCAGTAAAGCACAGTTGCCTTGGCTACCTCCTAAATTTTGTACAGGAAGAAGTGCCACAGCTTTGCCAGGCTTTTGTATAAAAGCACTCACCATGAAGAGAGAGATGTAGCAGCAATTCTGTGCTGAGCCTCAGGAAGCTCAAAGCCCTGCTTCCCAACCACACCAGACATAACACAGAGATGACAAAGCAGAAGGgaacaaaacaaactgaaagaTTTGGAATTCAAGGTTATCAGCTGCTCCAGAAACGTGTAGCTCAGAGATGATGGGATGGCACACGTGGCTGTGGTGGGACAGGATGAGGGGAAATCACAGAGGGACAGCAAGACAAAAACTGGTGCTTTTATAGAGCTTCTCCT is part of the Passer domesticus isolate bPasDom1 chromosome 6, bPasDom1.hap1, whole genome shotgun sequence genome and harbors:
- the FBXO34 gene encoding F-box only protein 34 isoform X2, which produces MSGVVGKQGFELPEAQHRIAATSLSSWVSGMHLKPYLKLQKKERSPEISQDSLRGHQGPAQGEKYTNCTKLSVFPKPSLVTPSQKLLGIIYPNTMCNMNGKGPADGPSAREKKNALSATIHQGEEGEGPLDVWAVVKPGNTKEKIAFFAAQQCSSSTRTGSMKIKSTWDIDGRTAKRRKKSVDLKKNKIQLERMREANSRCSQPEPFACGIEHCSVHFGSDGGEGAFPGRSLSVIEMVAFLEQRASALLVDCAKTCTAPSATRLGAQPKALPGSEPFSSAGACEVPAERGPGEAQGEPVRVLDMVARLESECLRRQSEREAGSLSRNNSFRRNVGRVLLASGTQPEGEVGKGVPAQGDGLGEAGVAEAGYGGRCGPLGDTELWDGGASARQPFPSGLDTRVGNVNSGLAHAVLAMTAGRNDAETRIEPPRALLSSCPPAARLPPDPSQSKNATVDCTSKEPVIFPKHPARKEPLCISISVTKTEDGCRKEKLSGSGEDSLPGRLFFLQGEQPAAQEQQPRREGPQEKPGEVAQKEDEDALASGRSCVRSSVPTEPSAPSVPPTEGALQVLDASCLKRQVSHDFLETRFKIQQLLEPQQYMAFLPHHIIVKIFGLLPTRSLVALKCTCYYFKFIIEYYNIRPADSRWVRDPRYREDPCKQCKKKYVKGDVSLCRWHPKPYCQALPYGPGYWMCCHRSQKGIPGCKLGLHDNHWVPACHSFNRAIHKKTRGAGAEVEEEY
- the FBXO34 gene encoding F-box only protein 34 isoform X1 is translated as MKSSCRAGLHREPLNSTSSTFHQVKRVSGMHLKPYLKLQKKERSPEISQDSLRGHQGPAQGEKYTNCTKLSVFPKPSLVTPSQKLLGIIYPNTMCNMNGKGPADGPSAREKKNALSATIHQGEEGEGPLDVWAVVKPGNTKEKIAFFAAQQCSSSTRTGSMKIKSTWDIDGRTAKRRKKSVDLKKNKIQLERMREANSRCSQPEPFACGIEHCSVHFGSDGGEGAFPGRSLSVIEMVAFLEQRASALLVDCAKTCTAPSATRLGAQPKALPGSEPFSSAGACEVPAERGPGEAQGEPVRVLDMVARLESECLRRQSEREAGSLSRNNSFRRNVGRVLLASGTQPEGEVGKGVPAQGDGLGEAGVAEAGYGGRCGPLGDTELWDGGASARQPFPSGLDTRVGNVNSGLAHAVLAMTAGRNDAETRIEPPRALLSSCPPAARLPPDPSQSKNATVDCTSKEPVIFPKHPARKEPLCISISVTKTEDGCRKEKLSGSGEDSLPGRLFFLQGEQPAAQEQQPRREGPQEKPGEVAQKEDEDALASGRSCVRSSVPTEPSAPSVPPTEGALQVLDASCLKRQVSHDFLETRFKIQQLLEPQQYMAFLPHHIIVKIFGLLPTRSLVALKCTCYYFKFIIEYYNIRPADSRWVRDPRYREDPCKQCKKKYVKGDVSLCRWHPKPYCQALPYGPGYWMCCHRSQKGIPGCKLGLHDNHWVPACHSFNRAIHKKTRGAGAEVEEEY